From Patescibacteria group bacterium, a single genomic window includes:
- a CDS encoding M50 family metallopeptidase, producing MTFFQIAGTTLVLSILVLFHEFGHFLAARLFGWEVEEFGIGYPPRLAGKKIGGTIFSLNLIPFGGFCGFSEEEMYSQPKREQLGVMVAGILANFVLGWLFFSTLFAVGYPYIEGEVSIENVNAGSPAEEVGVSEGSLIVSVDGLEVKSRGDVFLRAQKRAGNEITLTVKNPNSGEFETFRLVPRKDPPPGQGPLGIDLDFEGEEKLERVSFFQAPLKGLRESVFVLRDMVDGLSWMLGQLIFAGRVPTEIAGPVGVYSATLQVSQMGIRYLVQFIAFLSLNLALFNILPLPALDGGQLVFVVVEVLQGKKVRTEVKQLINAVGIALLVLLAILVTIQDVHRLL from the coding sequence ATGACTTTTTTCCAGATTGCTGGGACAACTCTAGTTCTCTCTATTTTAGTACTGTTTCATGAGTTTGGACACTTTCTGGCAGCTCGTTTGTTTGGGTGGGAGGTTGAGGAGTTTGGGATTGGTTACCCACCTCGCTTGGCTGGGAAGAAAATAGGCGGTACTATTTTTTCTCTAAACTTGATACCTTTTGGCGGGTTTTGCGGTTTTTCTGAAGAGGAAATGTATTCTCAGCCTAAAAGAGAACAGTTAGGGGTTATGGTTGCGGGGATCTTGGCTAATTTTGTTTTAGGGTGGTTGTTTTTTTCTACTCTTTTTGCTGTGGGGTATCCTTATATTGAAGGGGAAGTTTCTATTGAAAATGTTAATGCCGGATCTCCTGCTGAGGAAGTAGGAGTTTCTGAAGGCTCTCTTATTGTTTCAGTTGATGGGTTGGAGGTAAAAAGCAGGGGAGATGTGTTTCTCAGGGCTCAGAAGAGGGCGGGAAATGAAATTACGCTTACTGTAAAAAATCCTAATAGTGGAGAGTTTGAAACCTTTCGATTAGTACCGAGAAAAGATCCCCCACCAGGACAGGGACCGTTGGGAATTGACTTAGATTTTGAGGGAGAGGAAAAATTAGAAAGAGTTTCTTTCTTTCAAGCACCTTTAAAGGGATTAAGGGAGAGTGTCTTTGTTTTACGCGATATGGTTGATGGTCTTAGCTGGATGTTAGGACAACTTATTTTTGCTGGACGAGTTCCTACCGAGATTGCGGGACCAGTTGGTGTTTACAGCGCTACATTACAGGTTTCACAGATGGGTATCAGGTATCTTGTGCAGTTTATAGCTTTTCTTAGTCTTAATTTAGCTCTTTTTAATATTCTTCCTTTGCCTGCATTGGATGGTGGCCAACTTGTTTTTGTGGTGGTTGAAGTTTTACAAGGAAAAAAAGTCCGGACAGAGGTTAAGCAACTGATAAATGCTGTGGGTATAGCCCTTTTGGTACTTTTGGCAATTTTAGTGACGATTCAGGATGTGCACCGGTTGCTTTAA
- a CDS encoding elongation factor Ts: ELCAETDFVSHRDEFKDLAYELAMQICAMAPEDKEELLEQEWIRDPEKKIKDLIQEMAVKTKENVEIGNFYRIAVGEE, translated from the coding sequence GAGCTTTGTGCAGAAACCGATTTTGTTTCTCATAGGGATGAGTTTAAAGATCTGGCATACGAGTTGGCAATGCAGATTTGTGCAATGGCGCCTGAGGACAAAGAGGAACTTTTGGAGCAGGAGTGGATCCGTGACCCAGAAAAGAAAATAAAAGATCTAATTCAAGAAATGGCTGTAAAGACAAAGGAAAATGTGGAAATTGGAAATTTTTACCGTATTGCAGTTGGTGAAGAATAG